Proteins co-encoded in one Hyla sarda isolate aHylSar1 chromosome 4, aHylSar1.hap1, whole genome shotgun sequence genomic window:
- the LOC130369269 gene encoding uncharacterized protein LOC130369269 → MELKGLGFVPLLLTFWCVAWLATSYIMTVVLGHAASPLMSISDVGNFFPESILFRIGFIGMSIGTLVLTFLIYKYMVMHTEEFIGHQVLIQRILLAIVWASCFATAVMHVFSPKEYPRIHFVSTIISITCEALYYLGQSIQMYKLPGAKKVIHHSRCTCCGLTFVCVIFYFGYETLKDLFYNDEDWDEIREIPIIIIEWVMLLLILINIVTYYSTMQRLLLTVSRNSCTLSLRVKIDDFGV, encoded by the exons atggagctaaaaggtttggggttcgtccccctcctgttgacGTTTTGGTGtgtggcctggcttgccaccagctacatcatgacggtcgtcctcggccatgccgcctcgccactgatgagcatcag tgacgtgggaaatttctttcctgaaagcatattattcagaattggattcatagggatgtccattggcactttggtactaacctttcttatttataagtatatggttatgcatactgaagagttcattggtcatcaggtcctgatccagaggatcctgctggccattgtgtgggcctcctgttttgccacagctgtcatgcatgtattttcccccaaagaatatcccaggatacactttgtcagcacgataatttcaattacatgtgaagccttatactaccttgggcagtccatccagatgtataaattaccaggagcaaaaaaagtcatccaccatagtagatgcacctgctgtggcctgacttttgtctgtgtaattttctattttggatatgaaacattaaaggatttattctataatgatgaagactgggacgagatccgtgaaatccccatcataatcatcgagtgggtgatgcttctactgatcctgataaacatcgtgacctattattccaccatgcagaggttattgttgaccgtctccagaaacagctgcacactctctcttagagtaaaaattgatgactttggggtgtag